The window TCCACCTCGCTGACCACACCGTCGCCAATCGCCACAACGAGCGTACCACACGGCGCGAGAAAGTCTATGCCAAAGTGTACCCCTTGACCGGCGCGGTAGGTGCTGGTGCGCTGGAAAAAGGCGCCGATGGTGTTGCCGTACATTTGCCCAACAAGCCACGTTTCGGGACCGGGGGGCAGGTTGAACGGCAGGCGGAAGGGCGGCGTCGCGGATTGGGCGTGTGCGGGACGCCACACGAGCGCCAGGCTGAACCAGACCGCCACCAAGAGCCACTTTTTCATGCAGAAACCTCCGCCGGATAATGATGTTTCAAGAAGCGCACAACCTCCAGGTCGAAGCAGTCGCGCCGCCAGGTGTTGGCGGCTGTGACGTGAGTGGCGTTTGGCAGCACCCAGAGCGCCGCGGTCGGGATGGTGCGGTACATGGCGAGGGCGGCGTCAAGCGGCACCAACGGGTCGCGATCGCCCACGATGATGAGCGTCGGCGCGGTAATGCGGCGCAGGTCGTCCAGTGTGTGGCGGTGGTCAGTGGTCTCGGGGTTGAAAAGGTCGGCGACACGTTGAATAACCTGTCGCCAGGCGTCCGGGCCGCCTTGGGGCGTGTGAATCTGGCTGAGCCATTTGTCCAATCCCACCTGTCGCCACCGTTCGGGGTTGGCGATGTCGAGCGTGTGCCGATAGAGCGCGGGGTCTTTGGTGTAGTGAACGCGGTACAAAATGAGCCGCGAGACACGCTCCGGGGCGTCAAGGATG of the Ardenticatena maritima genome contains:
- a CDS encoding alpha/beta fold hydrolase, with the translated sequence MTTLYFIEEGEGPALLLLHSGGMSSEEWRRHIPAFAKHFRVIAPDLPGHGRSPLPENEPLSIGAMARAVRTLLDDLDIAEAHVLGSSMGGAVALRLILDAPERVSRLILYRVHYTKDPALYRHTLDIANPERWRQVGLDKWLSQIHTPQGGPDAWRQVIQRVADLFNPETTDHRHTLDDLRRITAPTLIIVGDRDPLVPLDAALAMYRTIPTAALWVLPNATHVTAANTWRRDCFDLEVVRFLKHHYPAEVSA